The nucleotide sequence CCGGAACGATCCACGGGTAGAGCGGCGCCACATCGCGTGCACCGGTTCGGATGCGCAACGAGTCGAGAAGGGAGCCGCCGGCCGCCGCCAGGACCATGTCGAAGCCGGAAAGACCGTCGGCGGGAAGATGCGCCGCCTGCTCCCCGGCAGCCAGCGCCGCGACGGTCGAGGGCGTTTCGGGGTCGTAAAGAACCTTGCGCGCCGCCTGGGAGTTCAGGACCAGCCCGGCCGCGGCGACGGCGTCGGGTCCATGGGCGACGACCAGCGCGACGGCCGCGTCGTCGCTCTGCCGGGCGGCCTCGGCGGAGATCTCGTCCCAGTCGCGATAGGCCAGCCGGTCGCCGCCGGGGATCGCCCAATCGACCGCCGCCCCTCCCGCCATGGGATCGGCGGACTGGGCGGCAGGATCGGCGAGCCGTTCCACGGCGACCACGCGATGACCGCGGCTGGCGAGCGCCTGGACCAGGGCGCGCCATCTGGCGCCGTGGCCGGTCTCCTCGCGATAGCCGTTGGTCAGTCCGAAAATCACGATCTTCATTGCGTCGGCACCCCGCTGCAGCCCGTCTGGCTGCCCTCGGTTTCGGTTGCAGGCCGATGGGTCCCGGTTCCCGTTCCCCGCTATTCGTCTGCTGTTCCTATAATCCGATCAATGAACGGCAGCCGCGGTGCCCGTGTTCCGCGAACAAGCGTGGAACAGGGGCATCTCTTTCGACAGGCTGCCCTTCGCGCGCAGGGCCTTGTCCCGCTCGTACAGCGGCCGGTACTTCCCGACATAGCCCTTGCGGCAAGCCCGGTGGAACCGCTCGCCGGCGGTCCTCCAGTCGTCGCCGGGCCGCACCCAGCTCACATAGGTGGTGCCGGTCCGCGGATCGGTGCGGAGATAGCGGCCGCTGCCCTTGCCGCCCCGCACCCATTGGCCGGGGTTCAGCCGCAGCATGCCGCGCGCCAGCAGCATGGAGACCTGAGGCGTCAGGTCGATGGTCGGGACATAGGGCATCGCAACTCCTCCGGGCCGGGCAGGGGCCGGCCGCGATCTGATCTTCCGCTTGTTTCGGTATGCAAACCATATGGTGCCGCGACGTCTTCCGTTCAAGGTTCGTTCCCGGTTCCACGGCCGCCGGAAACCAGGATTCCCAAGCCTTGCGCAGTTGTCCGTTGAGCCGGGGAGCGGAGCGTCCTAGGGTCTGCGGATCCGGTCTTCCCGGTCCGGCCCCGCCGGTTCGGGAGGGGCAATCCCCAAGCAACGGCTTCGACACGCGCATGCGCATCCAGTTTCCTGCCCTCGTCCGCCATCGCCCGTCCCGGCTGCTGATGGCGGCGCTCCTGCTCGCCGGCTGCCAGACCACCGGCGCCTCCTCGCAAGCGACGGCGACGACCGCCGGCACGGCTGCCGCGGCGCCGGCCCTCTCCGCCGCCCAGACCGCCGCACAGCCAGCATCCTTCGACGACTGGCTGCGCGGGCTGCGCGCCGAGGCGCTGGCCCAGGGCATCCGGCCGCAGACCTTCGACCGCGCCTTCCAGAAGGTGAAGCTGTCCGACCGGGTGGTCGAGCTGGACCGCAGCCAGCCGGAGTTCACGCGCCAGCCCTGGCAGTATCTCGACAGCGCGGTCAACGAGCGTCGGGTGCAGGCCGGCCGCCAGCGGATCCAGGAGAACGCCGCGCTGCTGCAGCGGATCAACCAGCGCACCGGCGTCCCGCCCGAGATCCTGATGGGGTTCTGGGCGGTGGAGAGCGACTTCGGCAACTCCATGGGCAATTTCCCGGTCATCGACGCCCTGACCACGCTGGCCTTCGAGGGGCGTCGCGCCGCCTATTTCCGGACGGAGCTGCTGGCGGCTCTGCGCATCCTCGATGCCGGCGACATCCCGCTGGAGCGGATGAACGGTTCCTGGGCCGGCGCGATGGGCCAGACGCAGTTCATGCCGACCGTGTTCCTGAAGAACGCGGTGGACGAGGACGGCGACGGCCGCCGCGACATCTGGGGCAGCATGCCCGACGTGCTGGCCTCCACCGCCAAGTTCGTCCTGGCCAACGGCTGGCGCGCCGGCGAACGCTGGGGCGAGGAGGTGCGGCTCCCCTCCGGCTTCCCCTACGAGCTGGCGGAGCTGAACGTGACGCGGCCGGTATCGGAATGGCGCCGGATGGGCGTCGTCCCGGCGGCCGGCAGCGACCTGTCGGGCGACGACCCCGCCGCGATCCTGGTGCTGGCCGGCCATCGCGGGCCGGCCTTCCTGGTGCGGGAGAATTTCCGCGCCATCATGCGCTACAACCCCTCCACCAGCTATGCGCTGGCGGTGGCGCTGCTGGCCGACCGCATGTCGGGCCGTCCGGGCATCATCGGAATCTGGCCGCGGGAGGAACAGGCGCTGAGCCGCGACGAGCGGATGGAACTGCAGCAGCGGCTCGCCTCGCTCGGCTACGAGCCGGGAACGCCGGACGGCATCGTCGGCGCCAACACGCGCAACGCCGTCCGCCGCTTCCAGAAGTCGGTGGGCGCCATTCCCGACGGCTTCGCGACCAAGGGCCTGCTCGACCGCCTGCGCCAGTCGGGCACCGGCACACCGGCGCCGGGCGCCACCCCGGGCTGAACCGCGCGAGGGCGTCAGGCCGCGCCGCGCAGCCGCGCCACCTCCTCGTTGAGGGCGGCGAGGTCCGGTCCGGCCAGAACATCGCGGATCAGGGGGAGGAGAACCGTCTCCTCCCGTCCGCACTGGTATCGAACAGGGCGCGCAACGTCTCGAAATCGGCGAGCCAGCGGTGATCGGCGTCGCGCTGCGGCGCGCGGCGGGCGAGGTCATCGGCCATCGCCGCGACGCGGCGGCTGCCCTCGGCCACCGAGGTCACCCGCTCGTCGGCCGGCAGGCGGCGCAGCACGGCCTGCTCCAGCATCGCCGTGTGGGCCTGCCAGCGCCCGGCGAGCGCCCGCATCTCCCCCTCACGCTCCGCCCAGGCCTGCTGGGGCGCGTTTCCCACCGCGGCGAAGAGTTCGCGTCCGGCCCGGTGGTCGGATTGGATGAGGTCGGCGATCATGGCCCGGTCTCCGCTGGCTTGGTTTCAGCGGAAAACCGGGCGGAGGACGCCGGGGTTCCCGTGGATCAGTCCTTCGGCGGCACGACGGTGGAGCTGGAGAGATCCTCCTTGTGCCGCTCCTCGCTCGGCAGGCGGCCCTTGACGAGGAAGCAGACATTCTCCGCCACGTTGGTCGCGTGGTCGCCGATGCGCTCGATCGACTTGGCGGCGAACAGCAGGTGCGTGCAGCCGCTGATCTGCTGCGGCGTCTCCATCATGTAGGTCAGCACCTCGCGGAACAGGCTGGTGTAGGCGGCATCCACCTCGCCGTCGCGGTCGCGCACCGCGGTGGCGAGCGCCGCGTCCTGCTCGGCGTAGGCGCGCCGCATGTCGCGGATCATGCCCAGCACCATCTGCCCCATCCAGGACAGCGAGGAGAGCGGCGGCGCCACCGGCAGGCCGGCGAGCGTGATGGCACGCTTGGCGACGGAGCCGGCGAAGTCGCCCATCCGTTCCAGGTTGGAGGCGATCTTGAGGGCCGAGACGATCTCCCGCAGATCCTTCGCCATGGGCTGGCGCAGGGCCAGCATGCGTACGACCATCGCCTCCACCTCGGCCTCCAGCCGGTCGATGGCGGCGTCCTCCTTGACGATGGCGGCGGCGCGGACGGAGTCGCGGGCGGCCAGCGCCTCGATCGCATCGCCGACCTGACGTTCCACCAGCTCCGCCATGCTGTCGATGGTCCGGCGCAGAGCGGCAAGTTCCGCATCGAAGGCCGCTACGGTGTGGCTGGTCGTCATGCCTGATCCCCCTCAACGCGTTTCGCCGGAGCATAGATGGCGGCGGCGGCGGCCGGCTGCCATGGCCCCACCCCCCTTAACCTTTGGAATAGATTATTTCGGGAGAGTGGTCTATCGATTGGAGTGACCTTGCAGCCATCCTCGACCGGTACCGGCCCAGCGGGCTGGCAGCCCCATGTCGAGGCGGCGGAAACCGGACCGGGCCCATGACGCCACATGAGTTGGTCGCCGTGCTCGAAAAGCACGAGCGCTGGCTGAAGAACAAGCCGGGCGGATCGCGCGCCAACCTGACCATGGTCAACCTGGAGGGGGCCAACCTGTCCGGCGTCGACCTGACCCAGGGCAAGCTGTCCGGGGCCGTCCTGACCCATTGCGATTTCAGCCGGGCCAACCTCAGCCATGCCGACCTGTTCGCCGCCCACCTGACCAAGGCGGACCTGACCGGCTGCAACCTGTTCCGCGCCGACCTGCGCGGCGCCCATATGCGGGGCGCCAAGCTGAAGGGCGCCATCCTGAAGGAAGCCGACCTGCGCGGCGGCGCGCTGCTCTACGGCGGCGGCGCCCCCGGCACCGGCGCCGGGGCGAAGGGGCTGGACTTCGTCCGCTCCGACCTGTCCGGCACCAATTTCGACGACGCGTCGATGACCAACGCGAACCTGTCGGGCGCCGACCTGACGGACGTGTCGATGAACGGGGCGGACTGCGAGGGGGCGCTGCTGACCGGCGCCACGCTGCTGCGCTCCACCATGAAGAACTGCAACCTCGCCCGCGCCGACCTGCGGAGCTGCAACCTGTCCGGGGTGAACCTGCAGGGGGCGGTGCTGCGCGACGCCAATCTGGCCGGGGCGCATCTGACCGGGGCCAACCTGCGCAACGCCGACCTGCAGGGCGCCAAGCTGGAGGGGGCGGACCTGTCGGGCGCCGACACGACGGGGGCCAACCTCGCCCGCTCGGCCGACAATTTCTCGATCCAGATCCAGCACGCGCTGCACGACCACTACAACTGGATCAACACCAACGGCTCGCTGGGCGCACGGGCCGACCTCAGCGGCGCCGACCTGTCGCACATCGACCTGCACGGCGTGAACCTGTCGGGCGCCAGCCTGAAGGGCGTGAACCTGTCCGGCGCCAAGATGGGCGAGGCGCTGCTGATCATGTGCGACCTGTCGGAAGCCAACCTGTCCGGCGCCGATTTCGCCGGGGCGATCCTCGACGGGTCGAACCTGCGCGGCGCCAACTTCAATGGGGCGCGGCTGGACGGGGCGGGGATCGGCTGGGTGGACATAAAGGGGCCGGACGGCAAGCCCACCGGGCGGCTGTGGGCGGCCAACCTGACCGGCTGCAGCTTCGTCGGGGCGTCCTGCGTGCGGACAAACATGCGCGGGGCCAATCTGGCGGGCAGCAACTTCGCCAATGCGAACCTGACCGGCGCCATCCTGAGCGACGCCAACATCCGCGACGCCGGCTTCACCAACGCCAACCTGACCGGCGCCAGCCTGCCGCCGCCGCCCGACCCCGACGACTGAGCCCGAGGACTGATCCCGACGGCCGGCCGCGACAATCGGGAATTTTCCCTGGGTAAAAACTTTACCGGTATTTGACCCGGGTATAAATCTCCCGGCGCGGCGTGTCCTTTGCGCCGCCCGGGAAGGAGCGGGTCATGAAGGGTGAAGAGCGGCGGGCCGCCGTATCGGCCTACAAGGAGCGCAAGGTGTCCGCCGGCGTCTATGCGGTGCGCTGCGCCGCCAGCGGGCAGGTCTGGGTCGGCACGGCGCCGGACCTGGCCACCATCCGGAACCGGCTGTGGTTCCAGCTCCGCATGGGGGTGAGCCCGCACCGCGACCTGCAGGCGGCCTGGACGGCACACGGTCCCGACGGCCTGGCGTTCGAGGTGGTGGACCCCGTCGAGTTCAAGGAGGAGGAGCCGGCCTATGCCCGTGCCGCCACGCTGAAGGAGCGCCTCGCGCACTGGTCGCGGACGCTGGAGGCGGGAAGGCTGTGATCCGCGTCCGGCGGGCTCAGTCCTGGTCGAGGGCGAAGGGGGAGCGCTCGCCCGCCGTGACGCCCAGGTTGGTGCCGATGCGGCGCAGGATGTCGATCGCCTGCGCGATCTCCTGCGACTCGACCCCCCGGGTCGCCTGGGTGGCGATGTCGGCCACTCCCGGAAGCACCTCGTCGCGCAGGGCGCGGCCCTTGGCGGTGAGGAAGACGTTGACCTTGCGGCGGTCGTGGGCGTTGCGCACGCGCTGGACGAGGTCCTGTTCCTCCATCGCGTTGATGGCGGTGACGGTGGTGGGCTCCATCATGCCGGCGCGGTGGCTCAACTGCCGCTGGGTCAGCCCGTCCTCCTCCCACAGCGCGCGCAGGAAGAACCAGTGGCCCATGCTGACGCCATAGCTGGCGATCCGCGCCTGGACGGTGCGCGCGAAGGCACGGTTCACGTCGCGCACCACCTGCAGAAGGGTGTCGTCCTGCCGTACCGGAACGCAAGGCGCAAGCGTCTCCGCCCCCTCGACATTCTTCGGCCCGGCGCTCTTGAAACTCGCCACCATCCCGACAATCTCTCAGCCGTCATTGGCCCGGCCGTGCGGCGATCGACAGGACGATCTGCCACCTTGGCATGAACGGGCGCCCTGGTTTCTCCCGATCATAACGGGCAGGAGCCAAAGAGCAAAGAAATTGCGCCAAGCAAACGTTGTGGCCGCAGTGACCGGAGCATCGGCACGCGACGTCGCGCGGCCGGACGCAGTCGAAACCATGGTTGCGGGTGGAACAGCTTTCGCCCGCGGGGTGGAAGAGGGGGCGAGCTGCGACCGTTCCGGTCATATTGGGATATGTAGTTCAATGGAATGGATACGAGTTCTTCCCCGGTGACCGCGATACCTCCGATGTCTACACGGGTTTCGTGACAGCCGGATGAAATCAGCAGGGGCCGGTGCGCAGGGCTGTTGCGCTGCCGGCGGTTCGACGCCAAACAGCACGCAGTTTCCGTCTTCCAGACGCATTCCAGGAGATGCCAGCGCCATGACCACCGCGTCCCGCACCGTCACCGTCGCCGCCACCCAGACGTCCTGCAGTTGGGACCGCGACGCCAACGTGGCCTCGGTCGAGCGCCTGGTCCGCGAGGCGGCTGGCCGTGGCGCGCAGATCATCCTGCCGCAGGAGCTGTTCGAGACTCCGTACTTCTGCAAGGACCAGAAGCAGTCGCTCTTCTCGCTGGCCGCCCCGGTCGAGGACCATCCGGTCATCGCGCGGATGAGCGCGCTCGCCCGCGAGCTGTCGGTGGTGATTCCCGTCAGCTTCTTCGAGAAGGCGCGCAACGCCTATTACAATTCGGTCGCCATCGTCGACGCCGACGGCACGGTGCTGGGCGTCTACCGCAAGTCCCACATCCCCGACGGGCCGGGCTACCAGGAGAAGTTCTATTTCAGCCCCGGCGACACCGGCATCCAGGTCTACAAGACCCGCTACGCCACCATCGGCTGCGCCATCTGCTGGGACCAGTGGTTCCCGGAGACCGCGAGGGTCATGGCGCTGAAGGGGGCGGAGGTGCTGCTCTATCCGACCGCCATCGGGTCGGAGCCGCAGGATTCCGGCATCGACAGCCAGGGCCACTGGACCCGCGTGATGCAGGGCCATGCCGGGGCGAACCTGATGCCGCTCGTCGCCTCCAACCGCATCGGGCGCGAGGAGGGGGAGACCTGCGGGATCACCTTCTACGGCTCGTCCTTCATCGCCGGGCCGCAGGGCGAGATCGTCGCCCAGGCCGACCGGGAGAGCGAGACGGTGCTGACGGCGACCTTCGACCTCGACCGGATCGCCCTGCAGCGGGCGTCCTGGGGCGTATTCCGCGACCGCCGGCCGGAGCTGTACGGCCCGCTGCTGACGCTCGACGGCGAGACGCCGGTCCGGCGATAGGGACGGCGGCTATACCACGAGGCCGGCGCCGCGATTCGGCGCCGCGCCGAGGCCCTGGGCAGACGAATAGGCGGCGATGCCCCTGGCCATGGCCGCCATGCCGCCTGCGGGGCCATCGGTCTCCCGCGAGCCGGACCCCGGCGAACCACCGGCCTGGGTTCCGTTCGCCTGGGTTCCGTTCGCCTGGGATTGGGCGCGGCTGAGTTCCTGCCGGGCCTGCGCCTTGGTGGCGTCGGCCTGGGCGGCCACGCGGAGATCCTGCGGCGACGGGTCGGCGGGGGCGAGGGCGGCGGCCTTGACCTGCTCCATCTTGGCGATGGTGGCCTGCGGGTCGGCTTCCCTGCTGATGTCGATGGGGACCTCGCCGCCGGTGGCGTAGGTCTTGCCGTCCGGTCCGCGGGTCGTGGTGAAGGACGCGCCGCCGGCCAGCCCGCCGCCGGCCGCCTGATGCGCCGCCTCGTGCTGGCGGACGCGGCTGTCCGTCTCCTTCAGCTTCTGGATCTGCTGCTGGATCTCCGGCGACTGCAGATCCGGCGACTGCGGGCCGCCGGCGGCCTGCGTGGCCGCCTCCCGGTCCGTTTCCTGGCCGCCCTTGCCGGCACGCGCTTCCGCCCCGCCGCCGAGGCGCGGCAGGCCGTAGGAGGCCGCAAGCGGCGACAGGGAGGACAGGCCGCCAACCATGGTCCGGGCGTTCCGCCAGAGTCGATCCGTTATGGAAATTACTCCGACTCGCGCCCCGCCGCAATCGGCTGTGGCGAAGCTCTGGCCGGATCGGCTACCCACCAAAGGTCACGGACGAAACGGATGGATCCCGGCGTTCATGTCGGCAGACCGATGGGAGGAGGCGGACCGTGCGGCAGACGGGGAAGTGGCGGAAGAGGCTGCGGTGGAGCGCGCTGGGCGTCGTGACGCTCGGCGCGGCCGGCGTCCTGTTCGCCAGGCCCTTGGCCGAGGCCATCGCGACCGCCGCTCTGCGCGACTCCGGCTTTCCGGAGGCGCGGGTGTCGATTGCCGGCATCGGGCTGGACGGGGCGCGGCTTCGGCTGGACAGCCTGGTCGCGTTCGGCGCTCTCGGCCCGGCGGGGGAGCGCTATGGGCTGGCGCTGGCGGGGCGCGGGACGCTTTCCGGACCGTTGCTGATCGGGTTGACGCCGGAGGGCGTCGTGGCGAGCCCGCTCGGCTGTCTGGAGGGAAGCGTCGAGGGGCTGGAGGTGGCGGGCGAGGCGGTCGCCGCGCCGCAGGGCCTGCGCGTCTGCACGCCGGCCGCCGGGGAGGTGCTGCGCTGGGGATCGGCCGGATTGCGGCTCGCCGCCCGGATCGAGAGCCCGCGGATCGAGCTGACCGGCCGCAGAATTCTGGCCGAAGGGGTGGAGGCCGATCTGGCGCAGGACGCCGCCGCCCAGGCGGCCGACCTGCGCGTCGCCTCCCTCCGGCCGACCGGCAAGCCGGCCGACTTCGCCCCGCTGGCGCTTGCCGTCCGGGCGGAACAGCCGGCGGGGCAGGCGATCGCGCTCACCGCCACGGTGACCGGCGCCGACGGGGTGTTGTCCGCCGGCGGAGAGGGCCGGCACGATCCGGCGAGCGGCGAGGGGCGGTTCGTCCTGACCGCGAAGCCGATCCGGCTGAAGCCCGGCGGGCCGGGGCTAGGCGCCCTGTCGCCGCGGCTGGCGGCCCTGGTCGACGAGGCCGCGGGGACGATCGGCGGCAGCGCGACCTTCGCCTGGACCGGGAAGGGGTTGCGATCCGGCGCCCAGGTGAAGCTCGCCGGAGTGACGGGGCGGGTGGGGCCGGTGACGGTCGCGGCGGCCAGCGGCACCATCGCGCTCACCAGCCTGCTGCCGCCGGAGGTGCCGGCCGGGCAGATTCTGAAGATCGGGCTGCTCGACGTCGGGGTTCCGCTGACCGACGGGACGGTGCGCTTCGGCTACGGCCGCGACGGACGTCTGTCCATCGAGGAGGCGCAGTGGCATTGGGCCGGCGGCCTCCTGCGCTCCGACCCCGTCGCCTTCCGGCCGGAGGCGCCGAAGGGAGCGGTGACGCTGCATGCCGAGGGGGTGGACCTCGCCCGGCTCTTCGCGATGATCGACGTCGACGGGCTGGAGGCCAGCGGACGGCTTGGCGGCTCGTTGCCGGTCACGCTGGCCGGCGACGTGGTCCGGGTCGACGGCGGGATTCTCGAATCGGCCGGACCGGGAACGCTGCGCTATGATCCCGAGAAGCCGCCGAGCGCCCTGCAGGGCGATCCCGGCAGCCCCACCGGCATGCTGCTGGGCGCGCTGACCGACTTCCGCTATGAGAGCCTGCGCCTGACGGTGGACGGGCAGGCGGGCGGCGAGCTCAGCGTCGGCGTCGCGGTGCGCGGCGCCAACCCGGCATTCTACGATGGCTATCCGGTCGCGCTTAACCTTAAGCTCTCCGGCGCGCTCGACCGGATCCTGCGCCAGAGCCTGGACGCTGCCCGCATTCCCGACGCCGTGCGGGAAGGCATGACCGATTTCGGACGAAAGGACCGCTGACCCAGACCATGACGACCCGCCTTTTCCGCCGCGGCCCCGCCGGGCTTGCCGTGACGACCCTGCTGGCGCTCGCCGCCTGCGCCCCGACGGTGAAGATCGAAGCGCCCGACAAGCCGATCGAGATCAACCTGAACGTCCGGATCGAACAGGAGGTCCGCGTGAAGCTGGAACGCGACGTGGACAAGGCCATCGCCAGCGATCCCGCCCTGTTCGGCCTGCCGCCGGCCGCCGTGAAGGAAGCGGCCGAGAAGAGCGGAAAGGAGAAGACGAAATGAAGCGCCTGATCGCTCCGGTCCTCATCGCGCTGTCGCTGGCCGGCGCGCCGGCCTTGGCGCCGGCCCAGGACGCCCTGTCCGCCGCCAAGGCCGCCGGCCAGATCGGCGAGCGGCCGGACGGGCTGGTCGGCGCGGTGCCGGGTGCGCCCGCCGCCGCCCAGAGCCTCGCCGCCGAGATCAACGGCCAGCGCCTCGCCCGCTACCGCGACATCGCCCAGACCAACGGCACGGCGCTGGACAAGGTGCAGGCGGTGGCCGGCAAGCAGTTGATCGACCTGACGCCGCCGGGCCAGTTCGTCATGACGCCGGCCGGCCAGTGGCAGCGCAAGTGAGGGGGCACCCCCCGACGTGACCAGCGAGGCCAGCCTGCGCGCCGCCGTCGCCCTGCACCGCCGCACCCTGGCGACCCGCCCGGACGATGCGGCGGCGCTGGCCGGCCTGTTCGACGCGCTCGACGCGCTGGGCGAGCCCGGCCGGCCGGAGGAGGCGGTGGCCCGCACCAACTTCGGGGAGGCGCTGCGCCGACAGGGCCGGGTGACGGAGGCGGAGGCACATCACCGCAAGGCCCTCGGCTGGCTGCCGGGCTTCGGCGGCATCCACTTCAACCTCGGCGTCGTGCTGCAGGCGCGGGGCTGCTCGCCGAGGCTGCCGAGTGCTATGGCGAGGCGGCGCGGCTGATGCCGGCCTTCGCCGCCGCCCCCTGCAACCAGGGCGCCATGCTGCGCGACCTGGGCCGGCTGGCGGAGGCGGAGGCGGCGCTGCGCCGCGCGCTCGCCGTCGACGCCGGGCTGGTTCCGGCCTGGCTGAACCTCGCCGCCGTGCTGCGCGACCGCGGCGACATCCAGGGCGCTGTCGGTGGCGTCCGCATCGCGCTGGCCCTCAAGCCCGATCTGGCGGAGGGGCATGCGACCCTGGCGCTGGCGCAGCGCGACGCCGGCCGTCTGGCGCAGGCGGTCGCCGGCCTCACCCGCGCGCTGGCGCTCGGTCTGCCCGATCCGGGCGGGGCGCTCGCCCAACTGATCCAGCAGAAGCGTCACCTCTGCCGCTGGGGCGGGCTGGCGGATCTGTCCGCCCGGCTGGTCGCGCTGGTCGCGGAGGGACGGACGCAGCAGGCCCATCCCTGGATCTTTCTCGGCGAGGGGGCCGGGCCGGCGCTGGAGCGGGTCTGCGCCGAGCGCTACAGCGCCTGGAAGACGCGCGGCATCGTCCCGGCCGTCCACCACACGGCGGGACCTCGGGAGCGGCTGCGCATCGGCTATCTCTCCGCCGACTTCCACGAGCACGCCACCGCAATCCTGATCGCCGAACTGATCGAGCGGCACGACCGGGCGCGCGTCGAGCCGGTCGGCTGCTCCTACGGGCCGGACGACGGCGGGCCGCTGCGCCGCCGGCTCAAGGGGGCCTTCGACCGATTCCTCGACCTCTCGACGCTGCCGGACGACGAGGCGGCGCGGGCGATCCGGGTGGCCGGCGTCGACATCCTGGTCGACCTGAAGGGCCACACCAACCACGCCCGGCCCGGCATTGCGGCGCGCCGTCCGGCACCGGTGCAGGCGCAGTGGCTGGGCTATCCCGGCACCATGGGGGCGCCCTTCATCGACCATGTCATCGCCGATCCGGTGGTGGCGCCGCCCTGGCTGCAGCCCGCCTTCAGCGAGCGGATCGTCGCTCTGCCCGACTGCTATCAGCCGAACGACCGCAGCCGGCCCATCGGCACCACCCCGCCCAGGAGCGCCTGCGGCCTGCCGGAGGACGGCTTCGTCTTCTGCTGCTTCAACGCCGCCTACAAGATCACCCCCGTCTGGTTCGATCTGTGGGCCCGCCTGCTGGCCGCCGTGCCGGGCAGCGTGCTGTGGCTGCTGGAGAGCCATCCGGAGGTGCCGGGCAACCTGCGGCGGGAGGCGGTGCGGCGCGGCCTGTCGCCGGAGCGGCTGGTCTTCTCGCCGCGCCT is from Azospirillum thermophilum and encodes:
- a CDS encoding glycosyltransferase → MPAFAAAPCNQGAMLRDLGRLAEAEAALRRALAVDAGLVPAWLNLAAVLRDRGDIQGAVGGVRIALALKPDLAEGHATLALAQRDAGRLAQAVAGLTRALALGLPDPGGALAQLIQQKRHLCRWGGLADLSARLVALVAEGRTQQAHPWIFLGEGAGPALERVCAERYSAWKTRGIVPAVHHTAGPRERLRIGYLSADFHEHATAILIAELIERHDRARVEPVGCSYGPDDGGPLRRRLKGAFDRFLDLSTLPDDEAARAIRVAGVDILVDLKGHTNHARPGIAARRPAPVQAQWLGYPGTMGAPFIDHVIADPVVAPPWLQPAFSERIVALPDCYQPNDRSRPIGTTPPRSACGLPEDGFVFCCFNAAYKITPVWFDLWARLLAAVPGSVLWLLESHPEVPGNLRREAVRRGLSPERLVFSPRLPLPDYLARYRLADLFLDTSPVGAHTTASDALWAGLPVLTMAGDSFASRVGASLLTAVGLPELVTAGPAGYEAAALDLASRPEVLAALKARLAAARDTAPLFDTDRLARALEEAYAAMWRERMGRP